The proteins below come from a single Chthoniobacterales bacterium genomic window:
- a CDS encoding ECF-type sigma factor has translation MNSADALTPTRAKANGTSLDAMIPGVYDELLRLAEIYLRGERSDHTLQRTALVHEAFLRLENQQSASWENRAHFLGIFSRTMRQTLTNYAIARNRKKRGGNDRLELAAEFYESREIDVVRVDEALRELERFDPRQSQIVELRFFGGLTVPEISAALGISVATVQREWALAKIWLHRELSRSD, from the coding sequence GTGAATTCAGCGGACGCGCTTACTCCGACGAGGGCGAAGGCGAATGGCACCTCGCTGGACGCGATGATTCCCGGCGTTTACGACGAGTTGCTTCGCCTCGCCGAGATCTACCTTCGAGGTGAACGCTCGGATCACACCCTTCAGCGCACCGCCCTCGTTCACGAAGCTTTCCTGCGGCTCGAAAACCAGCAGAGCGCCTCCTGGGAAAATCGCGCTCATTTCCTGGGAATCTTCTCGCGCACGATGCGGCAGACCCTGACGAATTACGCGATCGCGCGAAACCGCAAAAAGCGCGGCGGCAACGACCGCCTGGAGCTTGCCGCGGAATTTTACGAATCTCGCGAGATCGATGTCGTGCGCGTGGACGAAGCGCTTCGGGAATTGGAGAGATTCGATCCACGCCAAAGCCAGATCGTTGAGCTGCGTTTCTTCGGCGGACTGACGGTGCCGGAAATCAGCGCCGCCCTCGGGATTTCCGTGGCCACGGTGCAGCGCGAGTGGGCCCTGGCAAAGATATGGTTGCATCGCGAATTATCGCGCTCTGATTGA
- a CDS encoding NlpC/P60 family protein: MPWKRIVLLLPAAALGLLIIVPYRNSLIRLVLLALWGLTGLSLVAVTWRKKALRVLLMLMIAAFFAALLIPGREKINTDRLRQRFVDHLSQYDGVRYVYGGENHRGIDCSGLVRAAMVRALADESLAAGDPALLRAALQLWWRDTNAIQLGKGANGLTLPIADGAAIPMRAAQSLRAGDLAVTTSGSHVLACLGASRWIEADPDIMRVHIVDLNSSPIAGQEVLMVAWRWLR, encoded by the coding sequence GTGCCTTGGAAACGCATCGTATTGCTCCTGCCTGCCGCAGCCCTCGGGCTTCTCATTATCGTCCCTTATCGCAATTCTCTCATTCGCTTGGTGCTGCTTGCTCTTTGGGGTTTGACCGGGTTGTCCCTCGTCGCAGTCACGTGGCGAAAGAAGGCATTACGAGTTCTTCTGATGCTGATGATCGCTGCGTTCTTCGCGGCCCTACTGATTCCCGGACGCGAAAAAATCAACACTGACCGACTCCGTCAGCGGTTCGTCGACCATCTGAGCCAATACGACGGCGTTCGTTATGTTTACGGCGGCGAGAATCATCGAGGCATTGACTGTTCCGGTCTCGTTCGCGCCGCCATGGTCCGCGCCCTGGCTGACGAAAGTTTGGCCGCGGGCGATCCGGCGCTGCTCCGCGCGGCTCTCCAACTTTGGTGGCGCGACACCAACGCGATTCAGCTGGGAAAAGGCGCCAACGGCTTAACGTTGCCCATCGCCGATGGCGCGGCGATCCCGATGCGAGCTGCGCAAAGCCTTCGTGCGGGCGATCTCGCCGTGACTACATCCGGCAGCCACGTGTTGGCCTGCCTGGGCGCCAGCCGCTGGATCGAAGCCGATCCGGACATAATGCGTGTCCATATCGTTGATCTGAATTCTTCGCCAATTGCCGGACAGGAAGTCCTGATGGTGGCATGGCGGTGGTTGCGCTGA
- the folE gene encoding GTP cyclohydrolase I FolE, with product MESSFRSLLESVGEDPERQGLLKTPNRAARAFEFLTAGYRQSLETLVNDAIFDSEASEIVLVKDIELYSMCEHHLLPFVGKAHVAYIPHGKVIGLSKVARIVDMFARRLQIQENLTIQIADALMKTLHPTGVAVVIEAKHLCMMMRGVEKQNSLMKTSCLLGVFKEDGRTRSEFLSLLA from the coding sequence ATGGAAAGCTCGTTCCGCAGCCTGCTGGAATCGGTCGGCGAAGATCCCGAGCGTCAGGGATTGCTGAAGACACCGAATCGGGCCGCGCGTGCGTTCGAGTTCCTGACCGCCGGCTATCGCCAGAGCCTCGAGACGCTGGTTAACGACGCCATTTTTGATTCCGAAGCCAGCGAGATCGTGCTCGTGAAAGACATCGAGCTCTACTCGATGTGCGAGCATCACTTGCTGCCGTTCGTGGGCAAGGCGCACGTCGCCTACATTCCGCATGGGAAAGTGATTGGGCTTTCGAAAGTTGCGCGCATCGTCGACATGTTCGCGCGTCGGCTCCAGATCCAGGAGAACCTCACCATCCAGATTGCCGACGCGCTCATGAAGACGCTGCATCCGACCGGCGTCGCGGTCGTCATCGAGGCGAAGCATCTTTGCATGATGATGCGCGGCGTGGAGAAACAGAATTCGCTCATGAAAACGTCCTGCCTGCTCGGTGTCTTCAAGGAAGATGGCCGGACCCGCTCGGAGTTTCTCTCTCTCCTGGCCTGA
- a CDS encoding 6-carboxytetrahydropterin synthase codes for MLLTVSKRLEFSASRRLFVPEWSESENLAAFGPETAARYGTGRNYVVYFIFSGTVDPVTGMLLNISKIKEWVGEVLREGFDHKFLNEDNPAFAHLPPTAENVARELFRQAAPLFHSSSAHLIACHLAESEARSATFYATGILESNYWFEFSAARQTMSPRLTREENEKLFGVAASPFGHGHNYRARLTFRTDSDPGERSQFPAVHASMDALRKELDHKNLNRQVPGLANQPITTENLARYVHHRIAGSLPIERVRLHERSDFFAEYWKGDRYFLGLQLPFNAAHRLHSAVLSTDQNVALYGKCNNSLGHGHRYITEATVGGPFDERSGTLMNFAALQAGVGEAVRPWQDKHLDLELEEFRKKPSTGENIVQALWPGFDSRLDARLVRLRLWETANNRFTLRKS; via the coding sequence ATGCTCCTGACGGTCAGCAAGCGTCTCGAATTTTCGGCCTCGCGCCGTCTTTTCGTCCCGGAATGGAGCGAGTCCGAAAATCTGGCCGCTTTCGGGCCGGAAACCGCGGCGCGTTACGGAACCGGCCGCAATTACGTCGTTTATTTCATTTTCTCGGGCACGGTCGATCCCGTCACGGGAATGCTGCTGAACATCAGCAAGATCAAGGAGTGGGTGGGCGAGGTTTTGCGAGAGGGGTTCGATCATAAGTTCCTGAACGAAGACAATCCCGCGTTCGCCCACCTGCCGCCGACAGCCGAGAATGTGGCGCGCGAGCTTTTTCGCCAGGCCGCGCCCCTTTTTCATTCCTCGAGCGCCCACCTGATAGCGTGTCATCTGGCGGAATCGGAAGCGCGCAGCGCGACCTTCTATGCGACCGGAATTTTGGAATCAAATTACTGGTTCGAATTTTCCGCGGCGCGGCAAACGATGTCACCGCGGCTCACCAGGGAGGAAAATGAAAAGCTGTTTGGTGTCGCGGCTTCACCCTTTGGTCACGGCCACAATTATCGGGCGCGGCTGACTTTTCGGACCGACTCGGATCCCGGCGAGCGTTCGCAATTTCCCGCCGTCCACGCCAGCATGGATGCGCTGAGAAAGGAACTCGACCATAAGAATCTGAATCGACAGGTTCCAGGGCTCGCGAATCAACCGATTACGACTGAAAACCTGGCCCGGTATGTTCATCATCGAATCGCGGGGTCGTTGCCTATCGAGCGAGTGCGCCTGCACGAACGAAGCGACTTTTTTGCTGAATACTGGAAGGGCGATCGCTATTTCCTTGGGCTTCAGCTTCCCTTCAACGCCGCTCATCGATTGCACAGCGCGGTCCTGTCCACCGATCAAAACGTCGCCCTTTACGGCAAGTGCAATAACTCGCTGGGTCACGGTCATCGCTATATCACCGAAGCGACGGTCGGTGGCCCGTTCGATGAACGAAGCGGGACGTTGATGAACTTTGCCGCACTCCAAGCGGGGGTGGGGGAGGCCGTTCGGCCCTGGCAGGACAAACATTTGGATCTCGAACTCGAGGAATTTCGAAAAAAGCCCTCTACCGGAGAAAATATCGTCCAGGCTCTTTGGCCCGGTTTCGATTCGCGCCTGGACGCGCGCCTTGTTCGTTTGCGTCTCTGGGAGACCGCCAACAACCGCTTCACCCTGCGAAAGTCATAG
- a CDS encoding SDR family NAD(P)-dependent oxidoreductase, whose product MKRYLITGASRGIGRAIAEKLAAPGHALLLHGRDHDALAETCRRVEIKSSQAIPLCYDLRNPASIQKMVDEIGPDPLEALINNAGIASVKPLREITLDEWQATFAVNVTAPFLLTQKLLPLMSAGSTVVNILSIAAKTGFPNWGTYCMSKFALEGFSQAVREEVRPRGIRVLNVYPAATNTEIWSGVEGDWPREKMLVPEEIAHAVAYALSRPADVGVENIMVQNVSGAL is encoded by the coding sequence ATGAAGCGATATCTCATTACCGGCGCGAGCCGCGGCATCGGGCGAGCCATTGCCGAAAAGCTCGCGGCGCCTGGGCACGCGCTTCTCCTCCATGGGCGCGATCATGACGCGCTGGCGGAAACCTGTCGCCGGGTCGAAATTAAATCGAGCCAGGCAATCCCGCTTTGTTACGACCTGCGAAATCCCGCTTCGATTCAGAAGATGGTCGACGAAATTGGTCCGGATCCCCTCGAGGCGCTGATCAATAACGCCGGCATCGCGAGCGTAAAACCGCTCCGCGAAATCACCCTCGACGAATGGCAGGCCACTTTCGCCGTCAACGTCACGGCCCCATTTCTCCTGACGCAAAAACTTCTGCCACTCATGTCCGCCGGTTCAACCGTCGTTAATATTTTATCGATCGCGGCGAAAACAGGGTTTCCGAATTGGGGCACTTATTGCATGAGCAAGTTCGCGCTCGAAGGTTTCTCGCAGGCGGTCCGCGAAGAAGTGCGACCGCGTGGAATCCGCGTCCTCAACGTTTATCCAGCGGCGACCAACACGGAAATTTGGAGCGGAGTCGAAGGCGACTGGCCGCGCGAGAAGATGCTGGTGCCGGAGGAAATTGCCCATGCGGTTGCTTATGCGCTCTCCCGGCCGGCAGATGTTGGCGTCGAGAATATCATGGTGCAAAACGTCAGCGGCGCGTTGTAA
- a CDS encoding protein kinase: MSMDPQRWQQLKSILSDAFDEESTSARLAFVQRSCSDDRVLLAEAESLLAEAEILRRSASDDLEACAENAARRIRREVASQTIGKRIGAYVVTREIGRGGMGTVYLAARADGYFEKEVAIKLLNSGIDTEEMVQRFHSERRVLARLDHPNIARLLDAGTTDDDSQYFVMEYVEGVPVTRFLEQSKASISARLELFLKICAAVEAAHANSVVHRDLKASNILVTGKGDVKLLDFGIAKVILDPTNPLEATALDGKLLTPVSASPEQARGEAGTVSTDVYALGVLLYEILTGCKPHRFPNRNPTLEELLTVLCEQEPHPPSIVVKDPTRQRRLRGDLDAIVGCALQKDPARRYSSVKNLADDVRRHLDGKAIRIRASEPAYVLQRTLSKSRPVRFALTALVVAAGLVLLLLGNRLIRGRPQPGSFSGAALSEHRGAPPSEISANATAPTKGIAVLPFASLTAGDAILPFESLGANAPDAYFVDGIHDDIIEGLTQVSELKVISRNSAAPYRGRTTSNREIARILGVAYVLEGTVQKAEERLQINVRLLEAATDTKIWEQRYEKKLEEIFSLESEIIQTIASQLKANFSPEKVSAFAKAPTGDLAAYELYLRARQAFYQRDYPRTLDLLGSAIARDPQFVLAYCLLSKTHLDSFRFVYRSEQSLAAGKEAAETAVRLAPHLPEAHLAMARYYRLTRDFDRELEELEGMDAPRDKAERAELLALVERRYGRWKDALRDGRTAVELDPHNHFTALELLESLIALRQFREAEEFADRAIKQFPPDYDVLSIYRSYCRLGLGKLDEARAVLETAPVRTNWGTERSIELAIFARDLDRASALLATLPVEKKYAMPWEGIIARMRGEQEKAREFYTGAVAYYQNILAERPEDLDSLNSLSSLSVAYAALGRKEEAIRTAQHSVDLAPLARNALDAPEQILVLAEVYAQLGEGEAALEQLAKIAHLPKGPDYGRLKFDPVWDGIRADPKFQQIMARAAQPPDWN; this comes from the coding sequence ATGAGCATGGATCCGCAGCGCTGGCAGCAACTGAAGTCGATCCTCAGTGATGCCTTTGATGAGGAATCGACCAGCGCCCGCCTCGCGTTTGTCCAACGCTCCTGCTCCGACGACCGGGTCCTGCTGGCCGAGGCCGAATCGCTCCTGGCGGAAGCGGAGATTCTGCGCCGCAGCGCGAGCGACGATTTGGAAGCCTGCGCGGAAAATGCCGCGAGAAGAATCCGGCGCGAGGTCGCGTCTCAAACAATTGGCAAGAGGATCGGCGCCTACGTGGTGACGCGCGAGATCGGCCGCGGCGGAATGGGAACCGTCTATCTCGCCGCGCGGGCGGATGGATATTTCGAGAAAGAAGTCGCGATCAAGTTGTTGAATTCCGGAATCGACACGGAGGAAATGGTCCAGCGTTTCCATTCCGAACGCCGGGTCCTGGCGCGGCTCGACCATCCGAATATCGCGCGGCTTTTGGACGCCGGAACCACGGACGACGACAGCCAGTATTTCGTCATGGAATATGTCGAGGGCGTACCGGTGACGCGTTTTCTGGAGCAAAGCAAAGCCTCCATCTCCGCGCGGCTGGAGTTATTCCTGAAGATTTGCGCGGCGGTGGAAGCGGCCCACGCCAATTCGGTTGTGCACCGCGATCTGAAGGCGAGCAACATCCTCGTCACGGGCAAAGGCGATGTGAAGCTGCTCGATTTCGGCATCGCCAAAGTGATACTCGACCCGACCAATCCGCTGGAAGCGACCGCGCTCGACGGCAAACTATTGACACCGGTTTCAGCGTCGCCCGAGCAGGCCCGAGGCGAAGCCGGGACGGTGTCGACCGACGTCTACGCGCTCGGGGTTCTGCTTTACGAAATACTCACCGGCTGCAAACCGCACCGGTTCCCGAATCGCAATCCAACCCTCGAAGAACTGCTCACGGTTCTTTGCGAACAGGAGCCGCACCCTCCAAGCATTGTCGTCAAGGATCCAACCCGCCAACGGCGCCTTCGCGGAGACCTGGACGCGATCGTCGGGTGCGCCCTCCAGAAGGATCCGGCACGACGTTACTCCTCCGTAAAAAACCTCGCCGACGACGTCCGGCGACATCTGGACGGCAAAGCGATCCGTATCCGCGCGAGCGAACCGGCTTACGTTCTTCAGCGAACACTCTCGAAAAGCCGGCCGGTGCGATTTGCTCTAACCGCTCTAGTGGTCGCGGCCGGTTTAGTTCTGCTGCTTCTGGGCAATCGCCTCATCCGCGGCCGCCCGCAGCCGGGCTCGTTCTCTGGAGCGGCGCTCTCAGAGCACCGAGGCGCTCCGCCCTCTGAGATTTCCGCAAATGCTACGGCGCCCACGAAAGGCATCGCCGTTCTGCCGTTCGCGAGCCTTACCGCCGGGGATGCCATCCTGCCCTTCGAGAGTCTCGGCGCGAATGCCCCCGACGCCTACTTTGTCGATGGAATTCATGACGACATTATCGAAGGGCTGACCCAGGTGTCCGAGTTAAAGGTCATAAGCCGCAACAGCGCCGCCCCGTATCGTGGCCGAACGACAAGCAACCGCGAAATCGCACGAATCCTGGGGGTCGCCTACGTCCTGGAAGGCACCGTCCAGAAGGCCGAAGAGCGTCTCCAGATCAATGTTCGCCTCCTTGAAGCTGCGACCGATACCAAAATTTGGGAGCAACGCTACGAAAAGAAATTGGAGGAGATCTTTTCGCTCGAAAGCGAAATCATTCAAACAATCGCGTCGCAGCTGAAGGCGAATTTTTCGCCGGAAAAAGTAAGCGCATTCGCCAAGGCTCCCACCGGCGACCTGGCGGCATATGAACTCTATTTGCGCGCGCGCCAGGCCTTCTACCAACGCGATTATCCGCGCACGCTCGATCTGCTTGGCTCCGCCATCGCGCGCGATCCCCAGTTTGTTCTCGCCTACTGCCTCCTCTCGAAAACACATCTCGACTCTTTCCGTTTTGTTTATCGGTCGGAGCAATCCCTCGCTGCCGGGAAGGAAGCAGCCGAGACCGCCGTGCGTCTGGCGCCTCACCTGCCTGAGGCCCATCTCGCGATGGCGCGCTATTATCGTCTTACCCGAGATTTTGACCGCGAGCTGGAGGAGCTGGAAGGCATGGATGCTCCTCGGGATAAGGCGGAGCGCGCCGAACTCCTCGCGCTGGTGGAGCGACGGTATGGGCGTTGGAAAGACGCACTGAGAGATGGCAGGACCGCCGTCGAATTAGACCCGCACAATCATTTCACCGCTCTCGAGCTTCTCGAGAGCCTTATCGCCTTGCGGCAATTTAGAGAAGCGGAAGAGTTCGCCGATCGGGCCATCAAGCAGTTTCCCCCGGATTACGACGTCCTTTCCATTTACCGGTCCTATTGCCGCCTGGGCCTGGGAAAGTTGGACGAAGCCCGAGCGGTCCTGGAAACCGCGCCGGTCCGGACGAACTGGGGCACTGAACGGTCGATTGAACTGGCCATTTTCGCACGCGACCTCGATCGCGCCTCTGCCTTGCTCGCTACGCTTCCCGTCGAGAAAAAATATGCGATGCCGTGGGAAGGAATCATCGCCAGAATGCGTGGTGAACAGGAGAAGGCGCGGGAATTCTATACCGGCGCTGTCGCGTATTATCAGAACATCCTGGCCGAAAGACCCGAGGATCTGGACAGCCTGAACAGCCTGAGCAGCCTGAGTGTCGCCTACGCCGCTCTCGGCCGAAAGGAAGAGGCGATCCGCACGGCCCAGCATTCGGTGGATTTGGCTCCGTTAGCGCGTAACGCGCTGGATGCGCCGGAGCAAATCCTGGTGCTCGCCGAGGTGTATGCGCAACTTGGCGAAGGAGAAGCGGCCCTCGAACAGCTGGCCAAAATCGCCCATTTGCCCAAAGGCCCGGACTACGGTCGTTTGAAGTTCGATCCTGTTTGGGACGGCATCCGAGCGGACCCGAAATTCCAGCAAATCATGGCCCGCGCGGCCCAACCGCCTGACTGGAATTAA
- a CDS encoding kelch repeat-containing protein — MKPLFAGAIISFVLTVASSGQTGDGEWSHLQYMPSERQEVATAVLGGKIYVMAGYTGTDFDVHSTATVDVYNPATDTWSSAHPLPAVNNHNCAAVVAGKLYSFAGTSNATYLYDPVNDSWSFVASSNYPHVNTAAVGVLNDKIYIAGGLNAGNQAEVFDPQTNTWTPIASMNIPRHHCAGGMINGKFYVAAGRGWAASETALEVYDPQTNSWSTLAPMPTGRSGVAAAVVHDELYVFGGEGSQGVYPNVEVYNPTTNSWRRIQDMADPRHGIWASVIGSRVYIIGGAVALNYLPTGSNTVFSVTSKGTFANISTRLKVGTGDNVLIGGFIVNGTASKRIIVRALGPSVPLPGALTNPRLELYNAAGQLIATNDNWRDAPNRQEIIDSALAPMNDLESAILTTVNPGGFTAVVRGEGASSGVALVEVYDLEAGSPSSLANISTRGLVQMNDDVLIAGIIFDGQMQRKVIVRAIGPSLPLANTLADPRLELRDANGGLVAQNDNWRTDQEAEISMTIPPTNDLESAIVQTLPPARYTGIVRGVNNGTGLAVVEAYALE; from the coding sequence ATGAAACCGTTGTTCGCGGGAGCAATCATCTCGTTTGTTCTGACCGTTGCGAGCAGCGGCCAGACTGGCGACGGGGAATGGTCTCATCTCCAGTACATGCCCTCCGAGAGACAGGAAGTGGCCACAGCGGTTTTGGGCGGGAAGATCTACGTCATGGCGGGCTACACCGGGACCGACTTTGACGTTCACTCCACTGCGACGGTGGATGTTTACAATCCCGCCACCGATACATGGAGTTCAGCTCATCCGCTCCCGGCCGTGAACAATCACAATTGCGCGGCGGTAGTGGCGGGAAAACTCTACTCCTTCGCCGGGACTTCGAACGCGACCTACCTTTACGACCCAGTTAACGATTCGTGGTCCTTCGTCGCCTCGTCGAATTACCCACATGTCAACACCGCGGCCGTCGGGGTCCTTAACGACAAGATTTACATAGCGGGCGGGCTCAACGCCGGCAACCAGGCGGAGGTTTTCGATCCGCAGACGAATACGTGGACGCCGATTGCCTCGATGAACATACCGCGGCACCACTGCGCCGGCGGTATGATCAACGGCAAGTTTTATGTTGCCGCCGGCCGAGGCTGGGCCGCGTCGGAAACCGCCCTGGAGGTTTACGACCCGCAAACCAACTCCTGGAGCACGCTGGCGCCGATGCCCACCGGACGTTCCGGCGTGGCCGCCGCCGTCGTCCATGACGAGTTGTACGTCTTCGGAGGTGAGGGGAGTCAAGGGGTCTATCCAAATGTCGAGGTTTACAATCCAACCACCAACAGCTGGCGTCGAATCCAGGACATGGCCGACCCGCGTCACGGCATCTGGGCTTCGGTCATTGGCAGCCGGGTTTACATCATCGGCGGCGCGGTCGCCCTAAACTACCTGCCAACTGGATCGAACACCGTGTTCAGCGTGACGAGCAAAGGAACGTTTGCCAATATTTCCACGCGCCTGAAGGTGGGCACCGGCGACAACGTCTTGATCGGCGGCTTCATCGTTAATGGCACGGCTTCGAAACGGATCATTGTTCGCGCTCTCGGTCCATCGGTTCCGCTGCCGGGAGCCCTCACGAATCCTCGGCTCGAGCTTTACAATGCGGCCGGCCAGTTGATCGCGACGAACGACAATTGGCGGGACGCGCCTAACCGGCAGGAGATCATCGATAGCGCGCTCGCGCCAATGAACGATCTCGAGTCTGCCATTCTCACGACCGTGAATCCCGGCGGTTTCACCGCGGTCGTCCGGGGAGAAGGCGCCTCGTCCGGAGTGGCGCTCGTCGAAGTCTATGATCTCGAGGCCGGCTCGCCTTCCAGCCTGGCCAATATTTCCACGCGCGGGTTGGTCCAGATGAATGACGATGTCCTGATCGCTGGAATTATTTTCGACGGCCAGATGCAGCGGAAAGTGATCGTGCGGGCCATTGGTCCCTCCCTTCCGCTGGCGAACACGCTGGCCGATCCGCGGCTGGAATTGCGCGACGCGAACGGTGGCCTGGTCGCCCAGAACGATAACTGGCGCACCGACCAGGAAGCGGAGATCAGCATGACCATTCCGCCGACCAACGACCTTGAATCAGCCATCGTCCAGACTCTGCCGCCGGCGAGGTACACCGGGATCGTGCGCGGAGTAAACAACGGGACCGGCCTCGCGGTGGTCGAAGCCTACGCCTTGGAATAG
- a CDS encoding homogentisate 1,2-dioxygenase, translating to MPHYQKLGEIPRKHHIWFHRNGAGPGYKNEGIYYEHVITTEGFNEAYSIMYHLRPPTRVRSVELIKCEELKKVTDAPLRHHHLKAANVPRKGDLYTGRIPMLFNQDMIAYRQKPAKTYGEYEYFRNGGADEIIFVFKGGGTLESPFGKLRYRAEDYIVIPRGITYRLVPDKVEEEDYLILESTGPVRIPRRYLNHEGQIRMGSPYSERDFHGPTETLVIDKDEDVAVLVKDGPRWTRVVHAHHPCDVVGWDGFVYPFTFNAQDFEPITGTVHQPPPIHQTFEIRGYVVCTFAPRMLDYHPEAVKIPWVHDNVEADEVLFYVRGNFGSRKGIEAGSITLHPRGIPHGPHPGTIMASKDALRTEELAVMFDTEHTLELTEQAVALDDEKYPLSWLD from the coding sequence ATGCCGCATTATCAAAAGCTGGGCGAAATCCCGAGAAAGCACCACATTTGGTTCCATCGCAACGGGGCGGGTCCCGGGTATAAAAACGAAGGCATTTACTACGAGCACGTCATCACGACGGAAGGCTTCAACGAAGCTTACTCGATCATGTATCACCTCCGCCCCCCCACGCGGGTGCGCAGCGTCGAGCTGATCAAGTGTGAAGAGCTGAAGAAGGTGACGGACGCGCCGCTGCGTCATCACCACCTCAAGGCCGCCAATGTTCCGCGCAAAGGCGATCTCTACACCGGCCGGATCCCGATGCTCTTCAACCAGGACATGATCGCTTACCGGCAAAAACCGGCGAAGACCTACGGCGAATACGAGTATTTCCGGAACGGTGGCGCCGACGAGATCATCTTCGTTTTCAAGGGTGGGGGAACGCTGGAGAGCCCGTTCGGCAAACTGCGTTATCGCGCCGAAGACTACATCGTCATCCCGCGCGGGATTACTTACCGGCTCGTGCCGGACAAGGTCGAAGAAGAAGATTATCTCATCCTGGAGTCCACCGGTCCGGTCCGCATCCCGCGCCGCTACCTGAATCATGAAGGCCAGATCCGGATGGGGTCGCCCTATTCCGAGCGTGACTTTCATGGGCCGACTGAAACGCTGGTGATCGATAAAGACGAAGACGTTGCCGTTCTGGTGAAAGATGGTCCGCGCTGGACGCGGGTGGTTCACGCCCACCATCCTTGCGACGTCGTCGGCTGGGACGGGTTCGTTTACCCATTCACGTTCAACGCCCAGGATTTCGAGCCGATCACCGGCACGGTCCATCAGCCGCCGCCGATCCATCAGACCTTCGAGATTCGCGGTTACGTCGTCTGCACCTTCGCGCCGCGGATGCTCGACTATCATCCGGAAGCGGTGAAGATCCCGTGGGTGCACGACAACGTCGAAGCCGACGAAGTGCTCTTCTACGTCCGCGGCAATTTCGGCTCACGGAAGGGGATCGAGGCCGGCTCGATCACCTTGCATCCGCGCGGAATTCCCCACGGACCGCATCCTGGGACGATCATGGCGAGCAAAGACGCGCTGCGGACCGAAGAGCTCGCCGTCATGTTCGACACCGAGCATACGCTCGAGTTGACTGAACAGGCCGTCGCGCTCGACGACGAGAAGTATCCGCTTAGCTGGCTGGATTAG